Below is a genomic region from Oryzias melastigma strain HK-1 linkage group LG7, ASM292280v2, whole genome shotgun sequence.
TTAGAAGcaccactttttctttttgttttccaaaagttTTTGCATACCTTTGGCATAGCCCTCAGTATCTCCATCCCCTGAATCCTCCATATCTGAGTCGGAGGACAGCGGATCTTCTTCCCTCAGAGGTGGGATGATGCAGTCGGCCTCAACCACAGCGTCTTTCAGCAGCAGTGAGTCAAACTTCACAGTAAAGAAACCGCCGTCAATGTCTAAAAGAGAGTAACAGCATTAGTTCATTTTTCATGTCAAAATCCCACAGAGATGCTCTCTGGTCGTTTGGCGACTCTTGATGAAAACCTGTTATTTTGGCCGGGTACCAGATCCCGTCCTCGTGTCGACACAAACAGGACGAGCCCTCTTCAAGGTTGCTGAGGTCAGACTCCAGGAACTCTCTGAGCTCTGACACATGCACCACCTGACCATGTGAAAACCTTCAAACAAATGAGGATACCTGCTATTAAATGTGCCAGTCTGAGAAAggatttcacttttaaaactaGTAAAATATGCTGTcgggaaaaacattttcaacaaacttTATGTTGATTTGGATCacttaaatttataaaaatggcactctttggagtgttttttttacctgcaaTTATCCTGAAAGCGACATTTGTCCTCCAGGTAGAATGGACAGGGTTTCATGGCCTTCTGGGTGGGGTACAGGTAGAGCACCCTCACTTGAGCTTCTTCTCCATCAGTCGGTTCTGCCCCCACCACCATGGCGTTGTGATACTCCAGCGTACCCCATGCAGTCCTGTAGGGCGCTCTGACTTTTGTACCACTTAGttcatcatcttcttcttcttcttcttcctcctcatcattCTCCCTGGTTTCAGAGGCACCTCCAGAACATTCTCCAAGTTCTGAGTAAAAAGCAGCAAACTCTGCTTCAGCGTCAGTGTGGGCCGCCGCGTGCGAGGAACCGCCCTGCAGCCCGTTGCTGTCCTCCAGACTGGCCAGGAGCCGGCTCTTCTTGACAGAAACCAGGCTGGCCTCGGTGAGCTCTATCAGCTGGTGAAGGTCTTCTTTCAGCTTGAGAAGGTCCGGCTGCTGGCTGGGGTCCAGGCCGGCGGCCAGGGCCATCTCCACCTGCTGCAGCTGCGCACCGTAGGCAGAGATGGCAGCTTCCAGGGTTTCTTCATCCATCCTGAGGAGCAGGATTAGCCAGAGTCCTCACACGTAAATGGAGGAGGGAGGGTCTAGAGTGGGATGGaagaaaaacaggttaaaataggtcatgaaaaacaaacaaacagtagTAGTATTATTTCCCACCTCAGACACACATGAATGTACTGATCATCCTGTTGCTTCAATCATGGACCTTCACTGGCAACATGGTCAGATATAAATGAatgtaaaggaaatgttttctgAATCAGATTGATTCAGgatcagcaataaaaataaaagtaaatactgAATTGTTTATCTGAGACTCCTGGGGTTCATTTAAGTAAACACTTTTCCTAGATGTAATCAAACTACAAACGAAGATTGCTTTAGCTGCTAGCCGGCTTTCCCCCTTTTATCAATCActtgtttaataaataatttattaccTCAGTCGTTACGTCATTAAGGACACGGAAGTGTATAATCTACTGAAACGATAGAAAAGCGGACGGATATGAAAATGCAAAGACTGTAAGACTTCTATCAATAAATAGTTTGAAACAGCAAAGCTGCTACAGAGAACACTGAAGCTAGCGGAAACAAGAAAAGGAATACTTCCGGCAGGAAGGCTTgtactttcacaataaaatgaaaattagctGAAATTACACacaatgtatatatatgtgaagacaaaatgaatgaattttaaGCActagtaaaagagaaaaagaaaaaaaaatacattatatatataaaacataatttaatgtcataaattacaatatttagaatataaaaaataattaaacaggaacatttttctATCTATAAAATCACATCAGTCCAGGTCAGCGGTCAGCaacctttgacagtaaaagagccatttgggctcattttctactgatcaaaaccaagaaGGAGCTGCAATATCTTATTTTAGACTTTAAGAGATTTGGATTTACactcatgaccttcttttttacaataaatatgaaaaatgtctatttttgacacaaacaaaagcaaaaatattaaaagaaactagcatctcaatatgggatttttttaaatacttattttcaaaataaaagatgctctgtgcagCATAAAATAGT
It encodes:
- the zgpat gene encoding zinc finger CCCH-type with G patch domain-containing protein, with the translated sequence MDEETLEAAISAYGAQLQQVEMALAAGLDPSQQPDLLKLKEDLHQLIELTEASLVSVKKSRLLASLEDSNGLQGGSSHAAAHTDAEAEFAAFYSELGECSGGASETRENDEEEEEEEEDDELSGTKVRAPYRTAWGTLEYHNAMVVGAEPTDGEEAQVRVLYLYPTQKAMKPCPFYLEDKCRFQDNCRFSHGQVVHVSELREFLESDLSNLEEGSSCLCRHEDGIWYPAKITDIDGGFFTVKFDSLLLKDAVVEADCIIPPLREEDPLSSDSDMEDSGDGDTEGYAKVVEFAGESAETSSSGHFGGWEAHTRGIGSKLMLKMGYEYGKGLGKTQEGRVEPVMAVLLPKGKSLDECAEFTQRRTQSHTAKDGTPSSRPKRRRKPRAATEGRRTVFDFLNRKLGGKDSEQADGGAVAPSAPTGLEAYRGGKSTKRSLNVKLFQAAERVSQTQREIQKLSESLSRHTGRDASRVKQLEEKLSAARSLLAQQKAQELSIQREQRKADTHKKMTEF